TTTTTTCTCCATGGCTTCAAAGGTATTTCCTATCATTCCTTCATGTGTGCAGAAAAAAGCGACTTTTTTTCCTTCTAGGGATACTTTATTAAAGAAGGAGTTGAGAGGCGGCGCATAGCTCAAAGACCAGACGGGTGTACCTATAATCACCAGGTCGTATTTTGCTGGATCCAATTCAAAATTCTCCAAATCCGGGATTTCTTTCATATCAACTGATTCAACTCCCCAGATATATCTCGTCTCTCCATTGGGAACTTCTAGGTCATCTACTCTGTCAGGACTTTCAGCGTGTTGATAATATATCTTTTCAGCCTTGGATATTGTTGCTAATCTCAACACATCGGCTTTGATTGCAGAGGCTATTTTCTCTGCAATGGCTCTTGTCCCATCGTCCATAGAATAAAACACTACAAGAGCTTTCTTCATAAAATCCCTCCTTCAATCCCTTAACCAGGGATTTAACATACTGTGTTCACCATATAATAGTGGCTTATCATTACCAAATAGCTTCTGCAAAACTACCTCACCAATAAATATAGTATGGTCTCCAGCATCAGCTTTTTCCTTTATAGTGCATTCAATATATGCGAGAGTTCCAGGCACTATGGGTATGCCTGAAGGGCTCTTTTCATAATCGAGCTCTGCAAATTTGTCTATATCTCTGCCACTTTTTGATCCAAAGAAATTCACCAGCTTTTCGGCTTCAGGTCTCATAATACAAACGCCAAAACGATCCGTCTCATTCAAGAGAGTGTGTGAATATCTCGTCTTGCCAACGGAAATGGCAATCATGGGTGGATTGATTGAAACCCTTGTAATCCAGGCAATAGCAATTCCATTAGCTTTTTCCTTTGCATTCATTGTAACAATGGTTGTAGTTGAATAAATCTTTCCCAGAGCGTCCACTCTTTCACCCCCATCTGTATTTTATCAGTAAATTTCATGCTACCAAAACAAGTAAATACATCGTGTTCTGATCCGGCAAAAAAATTAGTCTGGATGGCTTTAATATAGCGGTTTGAAATAAAAGGGGATTAAATCCCTCTTAATGAATTTATACAATATCTACCATAAAAATTAGTACCTTACAGCAATATTTTCAAAAGACCAATACGGGCTAATAGAGCTCATCACAGGAAGCTGTCTGTTCAGTGACTTTTAAAATTCCGTTCTGAAAAGGCTTTCAGAAATGTGTTAACTTCTACGTGGCTTCGCTTTTTGCGAAAAATCTAAAAAAATGTTTATAAAAAATGTATAAAAGACTGTCATAATTCTTTCATAATTAATGTAGAGTAAAGAGTGCTCAGATATAAAAATTGATTGGATAGCTGTCATCATGGAATAATGAATAAAAGCTAAAAGGTTTATCATTAAACAATTCTGGGCAATTTTCTTATAGAAATTACCCTTCATTAACCTCGTATAACCGTTCCGTGTGTTAGATTAAATATGATGAATGAATATAATGATTTAGTCATATGATTAATAATTTACAGGAGGTGTCACACATGAAAAAGGTATTATTTGCGCTTGCTATCGGGATTTTACTGCTCTTCCTCTCAGGTTGTCCCTCCATTCAAAAGGGATATGTCCTGAACGTAGGCGCCGATTACCCTGGGGTGACCGTGACTGTTGATGGTGAAACTTATACCACTCCAATATCCTTAAATGTCTCCGAAGGTCCCCACACAGTGAAAGTAGTCAATCCGCCAGTTGAAATTGATTATTCTACCAAAGATGTATCAGAGCTTCCTGAAAGCTGCTATGAGTTTATAGGTTGGGAGGATGGATCATCCGACAACCCGAGAACTGTAAGTATAACTGGTGACACAAAATTAAAAGCTCTTACAGCGACGCAATATCTGGTGTACACCTACTCAAATCCCTACGGATTGGTAAGTATACCCGGAACAGGTTTTTATGTTTCAGGATCAACTATAACTTTAAAAGCTCCTTATGTAGAAGGCTATGCCTTTGACAAATGGTATGTGAATAATGTCGTAGTCAGCACCGACGAAACACTCCAGCTGAAAGTTGATTCCATGAAAATTGTCATTGGAAGTTACAAAAAAGCTGATTCCAGTACACTTTTGAAGGTTGATACCAGCCCTTCAAACCTTAAGATATTGCTAGACGGTTCAGAATACCTTGCACCAAAATCGCTTTATGTCGATTCGGGAAGCAATCACACAATCGGGACTGTTTCCCCACAGTATAAAGACCTTTCCAATTATGTCCCGGGCGATGATACCAGGTTCGATTTCACCTCCTGGGAAGACGGCAGCAGCGAGCTTTCAAGATCAGTTGTGGTTAGCAGCTCAACAACATTCAAAGCCAGCTTTGATAGTGCTTACAAGGTTCAGGTAGAAGCTGATCCTGATTCTGTTGCTATTACTGGTTCCGGATGGTATTTGCCCGGCAAAACTATCAACATCAGTGCCCCAAGCGTTGATGGTTATCTCTTCGATCATTGGGAAGTGAATGGCTCAGCTTATAGTTCTGAAAGCTCAATAAAATTATCTGTGGATTCACCAAAACTTGTCAAAGCAGTATATAAGAATATAATACCAACTAAACAGCTCACAGTTAAAACGTCGCCCGATAATCTGATGGTCGTTATAGATGAGAACTCCTACGTTGCACCAGCGGTTGTAACAGTTGACGAAGGCACTGTCCATACTATTCGGGTAGAGCAGGTTCAAGAAAGAGACGAATCTGCTCTTGTTGCCGGAAACGATACCCGCTATGTCTTCTCGAAATGGGAAGACGGTTCCACCGAACTTTCAAGAACAATTACCGTTAGCGACGATACTGTTTTAACTGCTCAATTCAATACAGAATTCAAAGTCGACACCTCCGAATCTCCTGCAAACATCGCTTCTATTTCCGGAGCAGGCTG
This sequence is a window from Kosmotoga arenicorallina S304. Protein-coding genes within it:
- a CDS encoding flavodoxin family protein; protein product: MKKALVVFYSMDDGTRAIAEKIASAIKADVLRLATISKAEKIYYQHAESPDRVDDLEVPNGETRYIWGVESVDMKEIPDLENFELDPAKYDLVIIGTPVWSLSYAPPLNSFFNKVSLEGKKVAFFCTHEGMIGNTFEAMEKKLGSSMVIDAIDFQNVSMNLEPSLKKAQDWAKSLITKI
- a CDS encoding flavin reductase family protein; this encodes MDALGKIYSTTTIVTMNAKEKANGIAIAWITRVSINPPMIAISVGKTRYSHTLLNETDRFGVCIMRPEAEKLVNFFGSKSGRDIDKFAELDYEKSPSGIPIVPGTLAYIECTIKEKADAGDHTIFIGEVVLQKLFGNDKPLLYGEHSMLNPWLRD